A single genomic interval of Aegicerativicinus sediminis harbors:
- a CDS encoding MutS-related protein — MQTSPREYYLSRIKDFEIEIANQKKKLGWLSFSRILTFILIITATYFLFGNWAILIPIGLTVITLFLILIHRYNNLKREFTISKELLLLNQEEIEVLDWKFDHRDGGNEFIDTSHPFSYDIDLYGHGSFFQYMNRTSLKSGKKFLSAQLNSNSIEGIQDRQKSIIELQNTPDWRQRYSAIAKLINDKFTTQQITNWIVNYNPFLNKAHYILAIVFTFISPILIVLTALQTVGPNLLGYWLLGGLIITGSQLKKINVLSDKCSKSIDTFQNYAHLIDLIEKREFSSKELQAQSFRLNYKNKKASLEIKKFSKILDAFDNRNNLISAIFGNGLFLYDLWQVRRIENWIKINNTSISTWFEVVHFFDAYNSLGNFSFNHPNFNFPTVDRESENTISATNLGHPLIRPEVRINSDLTIQTEQFFIVTGANMAGKSTFLRSVSLFIIMANSGLPVCSDRSIYRPIKLITSMRTSDSLSEESSYFFSELSRLKIIVDKLEKENYFIILDEILKGTNSTDKAKGSKKFVERLVNFKATGIIATHDLSLCEAAKESPNIENYYFDAEIVDDELFFDYRLKKGVCQNMNASFLLKKMNIV; from the coding sequence ATGCAAACATCCCCAAGAGAATACTATCTCAGCCGAATAAAAGATTTTGAAATTGAAATTGCCAATCAAAAAAAGAAACTCGGTTGGTTAAGCTTTTCGAGAATCTTAACTTTTATACTTATTATTACTGCTACCTATTTTTTATTTGGCAATTGGGCAATCTTAATTCCAATCGGCTTAACCGTAATAACACTATTTCTAATATTAATCCATCGCTATAACAATCTAAAGCGGGAATTTACCATTAGTAAAGAATTACTGTTATTAAACCAGGAGGAAATAGAGGTATTAGACTGGAAGTTTGATCACCGCGATGGTGGAAATGAGTTTATTGATACTTCACATCCCTTTAGCTATGACATCGATTTGTATGGGCATGGTTCTTTTTTCCAGTATATGAATAGGACGTCTTTAAAGAGTGGCAAAAAATTCCTGTCAGCTCAATTAAATTCTAATTCTATCGAAGGAATACAAGATCGACAAAAATCTATAATTGAACTTCAGAATACGCCTGATTGGCGTCAACGGTATTCAGCTATAGCTAAATTGATCAACGATAAATTTACCACACAGCAAATTACCAATTGGATTGTAAATTACAATCCCTTTTTAAACAAGGCGCACTACATTCTAGCCATAGTATTCACTTTTATATCCCCTATTTTAATTGTTTTAACTGCACTTCAAACCGTCGGACCGAATCTTTTAGGTTATTGGCTATTAGGGGGGCTTATAATTACAGGGTCACAACTAAAAAAAATCAATGTCTTATCAGATAAGTGCTCAAAGTCAATTGATACATTTCAAAATTATGCACATCTCATAGATTTAATAGAAAAAAGAGAATTCTCTTCAAAAGAGCTTCAAGCACAATCCTTTAGACTTAATTATAAAAACAAAAAAGCCTCTTTAGAAATAAAGAAATTTTCTAAAATCCTTGATGCCTTCGACAACAGAAATAATTTAATTTCTGCAATCTTTGGCAACGGCTTATTTCTTTATGATTTATGGCAGGTTAGGCGAATCGAAAACTGGATCAAAATCAATAACACATCTATTTCTACTTGGTTTGAAGTGGTTCATTTCTTTGATGCATATAATTCCTTAGGAAATTTCTCATTTAATCATCCAAACTTTAATTTTCCAACCGTTGATCGAGAATCCGAAAATACAATTTCCGCAACAAATCTGGGACATCCACTAATAAGGCCTGAAGTACGAATTAATAGTGACCTAACAATTCAAACTGAACAGTTCTTCATTGTAACTGGGGCGAATATGGCAGGAAAGAGCACATTTTTAAGAAGTGTATCTCTATTTATAATAATGGCCAACTCTGGACTTCCTGTTTGTTCCGATAGAAGCATTTATAGACCTATAAAATTGATTACATCAATGCGAACAAGCGATTCTCTTAGTGAGGAAAGTTCCTATTTCTTTTCTGAGTTGAGTAGGTTAAAAATAATTGTTGACAAACTTGAAAAGGAGAACTATTTCATCATTCTGGATGAAATTTTAAAAGGCACCAATAGCACGGATAAAGCGAAAGGTTCTAAAAAATTTGTTGAACGACTTGTAAATTTTAAAGCAACCGGAATTATTGCAACTCACGACTTAAGTTTATGTGAAGCCGCAAAGGAATCCCCAAACATCGAGAATTATTACTTTGATGCAGAAATAGTCGATGATGAATTATTTTTCGATTATCGCTTAAAAAAAGGAGTCTGCCAAAACATGAATGCCAGTTTCCTTTTGAAAAAAATGAATATAGTATAG
- a CDS encoding succinate dehydrogenase cytochrome b subunit, with protein sequence MSGFLKSSIGRKVAMALSAFFLMIFLLQHFIINFTSVISADIFNEVSHFMGTNWLIQFIMQPILIFAVVFHFVMGFVLEIKNKAARPIGYAQKVGSANSSWMSRNMIWSGGFILIFLIIHFIDFWIPEINTKYLNGDMSGLLADGDGYRYYEELVHKFEAPWRVGLYCLGFIFLSLHLLHGFMSAFQSVGANNKYVKSLTGFAKAYAILIPLGFILIALFHHINGH encoded by the coding sequence ATGAGCGGATTTCTTAAATCTTCGATCGGAAGAAAAGTTGCTATGGCGCTTTCTGCATTCTTCCTAATGATATTTTTGTTACAGCACTTCATAATTAATTTTACTTCAGTTATTAGTGCTGATATTTTTAACGAGGTATCACACTTTATGGGCACCAATTGGCTGATTCAATTTATTATGCAGCCAATACTCATATTTGCAGTGGTATTCCATTTTGTAATGGGATTTGTGTTAGAAATTAAAAACAAGGCTGCCCGCCCAATCGGTTATGCCCAAAAAGTGGGTTCTGCAAATTCATCTTGGATGAGCAGAAATATGATTTGGTCGGGAGGTTTCATTTTAATTTTCTTAATAATCCATTTTATTGACTTTTGGATCCCAGAAATAAACACAAAGTATCTAAACGGGGATATGTCGGGGCTTTTGGCAGATGGCGATGGATATCGCTATTATGAAGAATTGGTGCACAAGTTTGAAGCACCATGGAGGGTAGGCTTATATTGTCTTGGATTTATTTTCCTTTCACTCCATCTTTTGCATGGTTTTATGTCTGCGTTTCAATCAGTTGGAGCAAATAACAAATATGTAAAATCTCTTACCGGATTTGCAAAGGCTTATGCAATATTAATTCCTTTGGGTTTTATATTAATTGCTCTATTTCATCATATTAATGGTCATTAA
- the rplU gene encoding 50S ribosomal protein L21 has protein sequence MYAIVEIAGQQFKVEKDQKVYVNRLSTEEGKKVTFDNVLLIGNGSDITLGAPAIDGAQVGAKVVKHLKGDKVIVFKKKRRKGYRKKNGHRQYLSEIVIESIVASGAKKAKEAKAEPKKEEPKAPKKETKAASPKAETAEVEVSENLVTRAEHRVEQSGVEIDVDKLLHNIGTATKAEADDLKQINGIGPAYEKKLNEVGIYTYEQISKLKAADKENLSAIDGITRERIETEEWVKQAKALLKEQNK, from the coding sequence ATGTATGCAATTGTAGAGATAGCAGGGCAACAATTTAAAGTTGAGAAAGACCAAAAGGTGTATGTTAACCGTTTGTCAACTGAAGAAGGTAAAAAGGTAACTTTTGATAATGTTCTTCTTATTGGTAACGGATCTGACATAACTTTAGGCGCCCCGGCTATAGACGGAGCTCAAGTAGGAGCAAAAGTCGTGAAGCACCTTAAAGGTGACAAAGTGATTGTTTTCAAAAAGAAAAGACGTAAAGGATACCGTAAGAAAAACGGTCACCGTCAGTATCTTTCTGAAATCGTAATCGAAAGCATTGTAGCTTCAGGAGCTAAAAAAGCAAAAGAAGCAAAAGCTGAACCAAAGAAGGAAGAGCCTAAAGCTCCTAAAAAAGAAACTAAAGCTGCTTCTCCAAAAGCGGAGACTGCTGAAGTTGAGGTAAGCGAGAATTTGGTAACTCGTGCTGAGCACAGAGTAGAGCAGTCGGGTGTAGAAATCGATGTTGATAAATTATTACACAATATTGGTACTGCAACAAAAGCGGAGGCTGATGATTTAAAACAAATCAACGGAATCGGTCCTGCATATGAGAAAAAACTTAACGAAGTTGGTATTTACACTTACGAGCAGATCAGCAAATTAAAAGCTGCTGATAAAGAAAATTTATCTGCTATTGACGGTATTACTCGCGAGAGAATAGAAACCGAAGAGTGGGTTAAGCAAGCCAAAGCTTTGTTGAAAGAACAAAATAAATAA
- a CDS encoding M16 family metallopeptidase has product MKKWLFTPLIILFGVVLLYAQKVEFTEFDLDNGLHVIMHQDNSAPVVTVGVMYDVGGKDLGGDNNPNRTGFAHFFEHLLFEGTENIQRGEWFKIVSAQGGSNNANTSPDRTYYFETFPSNSLETGLWMESERMLHPKIDSIGVETQNEVVKEEKRMRYDNSPYGQFLFVINENIFEKHPYKYKNIGEMEDLDAATLGEFNDYFKKYYAPNNAVLVIAGDIDPANTKKLVTDYFSEIPKGKDIVRNIPSEDPITETRHAEFYDPNIQIPAIIAAYRTPGFTERDSYVLNMLSTYLSDGKSSKLYKKLVDENKQALQVAAINFGQRDYGFYALLALPLGETSLETLKKEMDEELVKVQTELISERDFQKLQNKYENQFVNSNSSIQGIADSLATYYLLYGDVNLINNELEIYQSITREDIKRVANKYLNPNQRVEIKYLPKNTNE; this is encoded by the coding sequence ATGAAAAAATGGCTATTTACCCCACTAATAATTCTATTTGGGGTCGTGCTTTTATATGCACAAAAAGTTGAGTTCACAGAATTTGATTTAGATAATGGGCTTCACGTAATTATGCACCAAGACAATTCTGCACCAGTGGTAACGGTAGGAGTAATGTATGATGTAGGAGGTAAAGATCTTGGCGGTGACAATAATCCTAACCGAACAGGATTTGCCCACTTTTTTGAACATTTGTTGTTCGAAGGCACTGAAAATATTCAAAGAGGCGAATGGTTCAAAATTGTATCAGCTCAAGGAGGTTCCAATAACGCGAATACTTCACCAGATAGGACTTATTATTTCGAAACATTTCCTTCCAATTCCTTAGAAACTGGTTTATGGATGGAATCTGAACGTATGCTTCACCCAAAGATCGATTCTATTGGGGTAGAAACACAAAATGAGGTCGTAAAAGAAGAAAAGCGTATGCGATATGACAATTCGCCTTACGGCCAATTTTTATTCGTCATAAATGAAAACATTTTTGAAAAGCATCCCTACAAATACAAAAACATTGGGGAAATGGAAGATCTTGATGCAGCTACTTTAGGTGAATTTAATGATTATTTCAAGAAATATTACGCGCCAAATAACGCAGTATTGGTAATTGCTGGTGATATCGATCCAGCTAACACAAAGAAATTAGTTACAGATTATTTTTCTGAAATTCCAAAAGGGAAAGATATTGTAAGGAACATCCCGTCAGAAGATCCTATTACTGAAACTCGACATGCTGAATTTTATGACCCAAATATTCAAATACCAGCCATTATTGCTGCATATAGAACTCCGGGGTTCACTGAAAGAGATTCTTATGTATTGAATATGTTATCGACTTATCTAAGTGATGGCAAGAGCTCTAAATTGTATAAAAAACTTGTTGATGAAAACAAACAAGCTTTACAGGTGGCGGCAATAAATTTTGGGCAACGCGATTATGGATTTTATGCTCTTTTGGCATTACCCTTGGGGGAAACCAGTCTTGAAACTTTAAAAAAGGAAATGGACGAAGAACTTGTAAAGGTTCAGACCGAACTTATTTCAGAAAGAGATTTTCAAAAACTTCAAAACAAGTATGAAAACCAATTTGTTAATTCTAATTCCTCCATACAAGGTATAGCCGATTCTTTGGCTACCTATTATTTATTGTATGGCGACGTAAATCTTATAAATAATGAATTAGAAATTTATCAATCTATTACTAGGGAAGACATTAAAAGAGTAGCCAACAAATATTTAAATCCAAATCAACGTGTAGAGATAAAATATCTTCCTAAAAACACAAATGAATAA
- a CDS encoding succinate dehydrogenase/fumarate reductase iron-sulfur subunit has product MKLLLKIWRQPNAATKGKLIGYTLSDVSPDMSFLEMLDVLNQQLIDKNEEPVVFDHDCREGICGACSLQINGRPHGPDFGVTTCQLHMRKFKDGDTIVIEPFRAKAFPVIKDLIVDRSAFDRIQQAGGYISVNTSGNTQDANAIPVNKHDADDAFDAATCIGCGACVAACKNASAMLFTSAKVSQFALLPQGKIEATRRVLNMVQQMDDEGFGNCTNTGACEVECPKGISLENIARMNREYLSASVEG; this is encoded by the coding sequence ATGAAGTTACTATTAAAAATATGGCGTCAACCAAATGCCGCCACCAAAGGTAAACTTATTGGATATACCCTTTCCGATGTCTCTCCAGATATGTCTTTTTTGGAAATGTTGGATGTTCTAAACCAACAACTCATAGATAAAAATGAGGAGCCTGTTGTATTTGACCATGACTGCCGGGAAGGTATTTGCGGTGCGTGTTCATTACAAATAAACGGTAGACCTCATGGACCAGATTTCGGTGTAACGACTTGTCAACTTCATATGAGGAAATTTAAGGACGGAGATACTATCGTAATTGAACCATTTCGAGCCAAAGCTTTTCCGGTAATTAAAGACCTTATCGTAGATAGGTCTGCATTTGACCGTATACAACAGGCTGGTGGATATATTTCCGTAAACACTTCTGGAAACACCCAAGATGCAAATGCAATACCGGTAAATAAGCATGATGCGGATGATGCATTTGATGCAGCAACTTGCATTGGTTGTGGAGCTTGTGTAGCAGCATGTAAAAATGCCTCTGCCATGTTATTCACCTCAGCAAAAGTTTCGCAATTTGCTCTGTTACCACAAGGTAAAATTGAAGCAACCCGAAGAGTATTGAATATGGTCCAGCAAATGGATGATGAAGGATTTGGCAATTGCACCAATACTGGAGCATGTGAAGTGGAATGCCCTAAAGGAATTTCCCTTGAAAACATTGCACGGATGAACAGAGAATATCTTAGTGCATCTGTTGAAGGATAA
- a CDS encoding DUF4199 domain-containing protein has product MSKMILPVRYGLAITGCLIAYFLFLALFGLHTNPFFSFFNAAISAFGIYAAIKVYKLEQGDNFTYSGGFITGVVTGFISTILFTIFFLVYATEVNPDFLSELLEVFKRDYEVHIGLVAFVVAIMGFASTVVISLTWMQYFKRSWNQTTNQ; this is encoded by the coding sequence ATGTCTAAAATGATTCTTCCAGTACGGTATGGCTTAGCAATAACCGGTTGTCTTATCGCATATTTTTTATTCTTGGCTCTATTCGGACTTCATACCAATCCATTCTTCAGCTTTTTTAATGCAGCCATTTCAGCGTTTGGTATTTATGCAGCTATTAAGGTTTATAAGCTAGAACAAGGGGATAATTTTACTTATTCTGGAGGTTTTATTACTGGTGTAGTAACTGGTTTTATTTCAACCATTCTATTTACCATATTCTTTTTGGTATATGCCACAGAAGTGAATCCAGATTTCTTATCAGAATTACTTGAAGTTTTTAAAAGGGATTACGAGGTGCATATTGGCCTTGTTGCCTTTGTGGTGGCTATTATGGGGTTTGCTTCGACGGTAGTAATTTCCCTTACTTGGATGCAATATTTTAAGCGAAGCTGGAATCAAACAACTAACCAATAA
- a CDS encoding fumarate reductase/succinate dehydrogenase flavoprotein subunit, producing MALDSKIPAGPLEDKWTNHKNKINLVNPANKRLIDVIVVGTGLAGGSAAATLAELGYNVKAFCFQDSPRRAHSIAAQGGINAAKNYQGDGDSVYRLFYDTVKGGDYRSREANVYRLAEVSANIIDQCVAQGVPFARDYGGLLDNRSFGGVLVSRTFYAKGQTGQQLLLGCYSAMNRQIARGKITMYNRHEMLDVVIVDGKARGIIARDLVTGKIERHSAHAVVLGTGGYGNVFYLSTNAMGSNVTAAWKAHKRGAFFANPCYTQIHPTCIPVSGDHQSKLTLMSESLRNDGRIWVPKNMDDAEAVRKGKLKPTDIPEENRDYYLERRYPAFGNLVPRDVASRAAKERCDAGYGVNATGEAVFLDFAAAIQRYGKEQAHIKGLDENDRSLVTKLGKDVIKAKYGNLFQMYEKIVDQNPYETPMMIYPAVHYTMGGLWVDYNLMTNVKGLYCIGEANFSDHGANRLGASALMQGLADGYFVLPYTIGDYLSNDIRTGKIPTDNPEFDAAEKQVTDLLEKLINNKGKNSVDHYHKKLGKIMWDKVGMARNAEGLKEAIKEIKALREEFWNDVYIPGGENEYNEELAKATRVADFLELGELFAKDALHREESCGGHFREEYQTPEGEALRRPEFQYVAAWEYTGDPSEEILHKEDLEYKNIEVKERSYK from the coding sequence ATGGCATTAGATTCTAAAATACCAGCTGGTCCTCTTGAAGATAAATGGACCAACCATAAAAATAAAATTAACTTGGTTAACCCAGCCAATAAACGTCTCATTGATGTTATTGTGGTTGGAACAGGTTTGGCGGGGGGTTCTGCGGCAGCAACCTTGGCTGAACTAGGGTATAACGTAAAAGCTTTTTGCTTTCAAGATTCTCCAAGACGCGCACATTCAATTGCTGCTCAAGGGGGTATTAATGCGGCCAAAAACTATCAAGGTGATGGCGATTCCGTTTACAGATTATTTTATGATACTGTAAAAGGTGGTGATTACCGTAGCCGTGAAGCCAATGTATATAGATTAGCAGAAGTTTCTGCAAATATTATAGATCAGTGCGTTGCTCAAGGTGTTCCATTTGCAAGAGATTATGGTGGACTATTAGACAACCGATCGTTTGGTGGTGTTTTAGTCTCGAGAACTTTTTATGCAAAGGGCCAGACCGGCCAACAATTGCTTTTAGGATGCTATTCTGCAATGAATCGTCAAATTGCCCGAGGGAAAATAACAATGTACAACAGACATGAGATGTTAGACGTAGTTATTGTTGATGGAAAAGCACGTGGAATTATCGCTAGGGATTTAGTAACTGGTAAAATCGAACGACATTCTGCCCACGCTGTGGTGCTTGGAACTGGTGGATACGGAAATGTTTTCTACCTCTCAACCAATGCCATGGGAAGTAATGTTACGGCCGCGTGGAAGGCGCACAAAAGAGGAGCCTTTTTTGCAAATCCGTGTTATACTCAAATCCACCCAACTTGTATACCGGTTTCTGGTGACCACCAGTCTAAATTAACCTTAATGTCTGAATCTCTGAGGAATGACGGAAGAATTTGGGTTCCTAAGAATATGGATGATGCAGAAGCTGTTAGAAAAGGAAAATTGAAGCCAACAGATATTCCTGAAGAAAATAGAGACTATTATTTAGAACGTAGGTATCCTGCTTTCGGAAACCTAGTTCCTAGGGACGTTGCATCTCGCGCTGCCAAGGAACGATGTGATGCAGGTTATGGAGTTAATGCCACTGGCGAAGCGGTATTCTTAGATTTCGCCGCCGCAATTCAGCGTTATGGCAAAGAACAAGCTCACATCAAGGGATTGGATGAAAACGATAGAAGTTTAGTTACAAAACTTGGAAAGGATGTAATCAAAGCGAAGTACGGTAACCTTTTCCAGATGTACGAAAAAATTGTTGATCAAAATCCATATGAAACCCCAATGATGATTTACCCAGCAGTTCATTATACTATGGGAGGATTATGGGTTGATTATAACCTGATGACAAATGTTAAAGGTCTTTATTGTATCGGAGAGGCTAATTTCTCAGATCATGGAGCCAATCGTTTGGGAGCCTCAGCATTAATGCAAGGATTAGCAGATGGCTATTTTGTATTGCCTTATACTATTGGGGATTATCTTTCTAACGATATTAGAACTGGGAAAATCCCAACCGACAATCCAGAATTTGATGCTGCCGAGAAGCAGGTTACAGACCTATTGGAAAAACTTATCAATAACAAAGGCAAAAACTCCGTAGACCATTACCATAAGAAATTAGGTAAAATTATGTGGGATAAGGTCGGAATGGCAAGAAATGCTGAAGGCTTAAAAGAAGCAATTAAGGAAATTAAAGCTCTTAGGGAAGAATTCTGGAATGATGTTTATATTCCTGGTGGTGAAAATGAATACAACGAAGAGTTAGCCAAAGCAACAAGAGTAGCAGATTTTCTTGAATTAGGAGAACTTTTTGCTAAAGATGCACTCCATAGAGAAGAGTCATGCGGCGGACATTTTAGAGAAGAATACCAAACCCCAGAGGGTGAAGCCCTTAGAAGACCTGAATTTCAATATGTTGCCGCTTGGGAATATACAGGTGACCCAAGTGAGGAAATTCTTCATAAAGAAGACTTAGAGTATAAAAATATAGAAGTTAAAGAACGTAGTTATAAATAA
- a CDS encoding S46 family peptidase — protein sequence MKLFRFLFFLFVICSYPQGGMWIPSNLGGSIEEQMQAMGSRLSAQQIYSLNQSSLKDAIGHFNGGCTSSVISSSGLILTNHHCGYSQIQSHSSVENDYLKHGFWAESPADELPNEGLYVDFIISIHDVTDAMFAGLSEIERTNLTQAEINSRGAKIANDWSHEVWQRTAVKSFFDGNAYYLFVSERYEDVRLVGAPPSSIGKFGNDTDNWVYPRHAGDFSLFRIYADKNNRPATYSEDNVPYKPKHYLPISLDGISENDFTLVFGFPGTTSEYLPSVAIEHIITDINPTGIAIRDASLGVIDKYMMANDTIRIQYASKQSRIANSWKRWKGELLGFEKVDLVNIKKLKEQEFLERLKKENLEDKYGHILPEFNRLYTDYAAINLKRRKFLELFIYNNELLNLMFSLNGIVRASERGSNAFDAARDRFLELYSNKLKDFNPKVDKDVFLAIAPFYLNEVDVSIYETTAFTDLQKGRELLQDSLPVVIENIKQDPAYALVEPYIEDYFNSVYPKFQELNSQIGAVQQQYMAALVEVFKEDRFFPDANSTLRVSFGKVKGYKPRDAVYYEPISHLEGVMEKYIPGDYEFDLPEKLIELFNSKDYGNYKTKEGKLPVCFIATNHTTGGNSGSPVIDSEGNLIGLNFDRVWEGTMSDYYFDPSICRNIMVDMRYILFVIDKYAGAGRIIEEMKLVHSKG from the coding sequence ATGAAACTATTTAGATTTTTATTTTTCCTATTCGTTATTTGTTCCTATCCACAAGGGGGTATGTGGATTCCTTCAAACCTTGGTGGAAGTATAGAGGAGCAGATGCAGGCAATGGGCAGTCGATTAAGTGCTCAGCAGATTTATAGTTTAAACCAAAGTAGCCTAAAGGATGCCATTGGACATTTTAATGGAGGCTGTACAAGCTCGGTAATTTCATCTTCCGGACTTATTTTAACAAACCATCATTGCGGGTATTCACAAATTCAATCACATTCTTCTGTGGAAAATGATTACTTAAAACATGGTTTTTGGGCTGAATCGCCTGCGGATGAATTGCCAAATGAAGGTTTATATGTCGATTTTATAATTAGTATCCATGATGTCACCGATGCTATGTTCGCAGGTTTAAGTGAAATTGAAAGGACTAATTTAACCCAGGCAGAGATAAATAGTAGGGGAGCCAAAATAGCAAATGATTGGTCACATGAAGTTTGGCAACGTACTGCGGTAAAATCTTTTTTTGATGGCAATGCCTATTATCTTTTTGTGTCTGAACGATATGAAGATGTGAGATTAGTTGGTGCACCTCCAAGTAGTATTGGGAAATTTGGTAATGATACTGATAACTGGGTATATCCTAGACATGCTGGCGATTTTTCCTTGTTTAGAATATATGCGGATAAGAACAATCGACCTGCAACTTATAGTGAGGATAATGTGCCTTACAAACCTAAGCATTACCTTCCAATATCCCTTGACGGAATTTCTGAAAATGATTTTACCCTTGTATTTGGTTTTCCGGGCACTACTAGTGAATATTTGCCCTCAGTGGCCATTGAGCATATCATTACTGACATTAACCCTACCGGAATAGCAATAAGGGATGCCTCGCTAGGTGTTATAGATAAGTATATGATGGCGAACGACACAATTCGTATTCAATATGCTTCAAAACAGTCGAGAATTGCAAATTCTTGGAAGCGATGGAAAGGAGAATTATTGGGTTTTGAAAAGGTGGATTTAGTGAATATTAAAAAACTTAAAGAGCAAGAATTTCTTGAACGCCTTAAGAAAGAAAACTTAGAGGATAAATATGGTCATATTTTACCTGAATTTAATAGACTTTATACTGATTATGCTGCAATTAATTTAAAGCGCAGAAAATTTTTAGAGCTTTTTATCTATAACAATGAATTGCTTAATCTTATGTTTTCTCTAAATGGTATTGTACGTGCTTCGGAAAGGGGTTCTAATGCCTTTGACGCAGCAAGAGATCGATTTTTAGAACTTTATTCCAACAAGCTCAAAGATTTCAACCCAAAGGTTGATAAAGATGTGTTTTTGGCAATCGCGCCATTTTATTTAAATGAAGTAGATGTGTCTATATATGAGACAACGGCGTTTACGGACCTGCAAAAAGGTAGAGAACTATTACAAGACTCTTTACCTGTAGTAATTGAAAATATTAAGCAAGACCCAGCTTATGCTTTAGTTGAACCCTATATTGAAGATTATTTTAATTCGGTTTATCCAAAGTTTCAAGAGCTAAACTCACAGATAGGTGCGGTTCAACAACAGTACATGGCTGCATTAGTAGAGGTTTTTAAAGAAGATCGCTTTTTCCCAGATGCCAATAGCACCTTAAGAGTTTCTTTTGGGAAGGTGAAAGGATATAAGCCAAGAGATGCAGTTTATTATGAACCAATTAGCCACTTAGAAGGTGTAATGGAAAAATATATTCCAGGGGACTATGAATTTGATTTGCCAGAAAAACTAATTGAATTATTCAACTCTAAGGATTATGGTAACTATAAAACCAAGGAAGGGAAGTTGCCGGTTTGTTTTATTGCCACTAATCATACCACCGGAGGAAATTCTGGCAGTCCAGTTATCGATAGTGAAGGTAACTTAATTGGATTGAATTTTGATCGGGTTTGGGAAGGAACAATGAGTGATTATTATTTTGATCCTAGTATTTGTCGTAACATCATGGTGGACATGCGATATATTCTTTTTGTTATCGACAAGTATGCAGGCGCAGGTAGAATCATAGAAGAAATGAAATTGGTTCACTCCAAGGGATAA
- the rpmA gene encoding 50S ribosomal protein L27, whose product MAHKKGVGSSKNGRESESKRLGVKIFGGQAAVAGNIIVRQRGTAHNPGENVYAGKDHTLHARVDGIVKFEKRKDNKSYVSVVPFEA is encoded by the coding sequence ATGGCACACAAAAAAGGAGTAGGTAGTTCCAAGAACGGTAGAGAATCAGAATCGAAACGCCTTGGCGTGAAAATTTTTGGTGGTCAAGCTGCTGTTGCAGGGAACATCATCGTAAGACAACGCGGTACTGCACATAATCCAGGTGAAAATGTGTATGCTGGTAAAGATCATACATTACATGCTAGAGTAGATGGCATCGTAAAATTTGAAAAAAGAAAAGATAACAAATCATATGTTTCTGTAGTTCCTTTCGAAGCTTAA